A genome region from Megalobrama amblycephala isolate DHTTF-2021 linkage group LG16, ASM1881202v1, whole genome shotgun sequence includes the following:
- the LOC125249473 gene encoding olfactory receptor 52E8-like yields the protein MYFSYGNLYFQLVQNNKCKVTMSSVNVSFSQNISIVHPQYFFIIGLSGIPHSTYYYIFLFMIYFVTIFGNSVVLLIIALHRSLHSPKYIGVFNLALADIGEINALIPNMMRTFLFDSQYISYNACLANMFFVFFFSSLQSVTLLVLAYDRFIAICLPLRYHAIVNNTSMVLVFPAIWAFNSSVVALMVSLITRLSICESNVIQSYFCDHGPVFRLACNDYNLNKSVGFVITSLYLIAPLVIIFLSYLGIFLALSRITTWERRLKALKTCVSHLLLVGIYFFPICFTYLAQLLLALTPNGRVISTSLAYVVPPTLNPIIYVLNTAEIKILLRKMLDNRSSPIRDNISK from the coding sequence atgtatTTTTCTTAtggtaatttatattttcagctTGTGCAAAACAACAAATGCAAAGTTACCATGAGTTCTGTAAATGTAAGTTTTTCACAGAATATCTCGATTGTTCATCCTCAATACTTTTTTATCATTGGACTTTCAGGAATACCACATAGCACTTattactatatatttttatttatgatttattttgttactaTCTTTGGGAACTCTGTAGTTCTTCTCATTATAGCTCTTCACCGGAGCCTGCACAGTCCAAAGTACATTGGCGTGTTTAACTTGGCCTTGGCTGATATTGGTGAAATTAATGCACTGATTCCTAACATGATGAGGACTTTTCTGTTTGACTCACAGTACATCTCATACAATGCTTGTTTGGCAAACATGTTTTTTGTGTTCTTCTTCAGTAGTTTGCAAAGTGTCACTCTTCTTGTTCTGGCATATGATCGCTTCATTGCAATTTGTTTGCCATTAAgatatcatgcaattgtgaaCAATACCAgtatggttttagtttttccAGCAATATGGGCATTTAATTCTTCTGTGGTGGCCTTGATGGTGTCTTTGATCACCCGACTTTCAATTTGCGAATCCAATGTAATACAGAGTTATTTTTGTGATCATGGACCAGTGTTTAGGTTGGCATGTAATGACTATAACCTTAATAAGTCTGTGGGATTTGTCATCACATCTTTATACCTTATAGCACCTTTGGTCATTATATTCCTGTCATATTTGGGCATTTTTCTTGCTTTAAGCAGAATTACAACTTGGGAAAGACGTTTAAAAGCGCTTAAGACCTGTGTTTCACACCTGTTGTTAGTAGGGATTTATTTCTTCCCAATATGCTTCACATACCTAGCACAACTCTTGCTTGCTCTCACTCCCAATGGCAGAGTCATTAGCACATCTCTGGCATATGTTGTTCCACCAACACTAAATCCcatcatttatgttttaaacacAGCTGAAATCAAAATCTTATTGCGAAAAATGCTTGACAACAGATCTTCACCAATTAGagataatatttcaaaatga